The Actinobacillus equuli genome includes a window with the following:
- the ppnN gene encoding nucleotide 5'-monophosphate nucleosidase PpnN: protein MTIHSVNPKGSLDQLSHLEMELLTKNAQGNLYSLYRNCSLAVLNSGAVTDDSRALLNQYQHFDINLITREKGVTLELHNPPETAFVDGKMMLNIQYHLFAVLRDIVFVNALSQYFKQDQPQTDCRYITNQVFSILRNAKALEIGSDPNLIVCWGGHSINQTEYQYCRAVGTELGLRLLNIVTGCGTGVMEAPMKGAAIGHANQRYQHSRFIGITEPSIIASEPPNPIVNELIIMPDIEKRLEAFVRMGHGIVIFPGGPGTLEELLYIIGIKLNPANKLQQLPVILTAPPESADYFTAIDEFIGETLGKEAQQQYEIIIDDPVLVAQKMAQAMKEVKRQRQALADSYSFNWSLKIDDAFILPFAPTHENMANIDLHFDQAPAQLAANLRRVFSGIVAGNIKPDTQDMIEQYGPFQLKGDRKLMEKIDRLLQRFIQQHRMKLPTGEAYKPCYQIHK, encoded by the coding sequence ATGACTATTCATTCAGTCAATCCAAAAGGCAGTTTAGACCAACTTTCACATTTGGAAATGGAATTGCTGACCAAAAACGCACAAGGTAATCTCTATTCACTCTATCGCAATTGTTCGCTTGCCGTGCTAAATTCCGGCGCAGTCACCGATGACAGTCGCGCACTGCTCAATCAATATCAACACTTCGACATCAATCTGATTACCCGTGAAAAAGGGGTAACGCTTGAGTTGCACAACCCGCCAGAAACCGCTTTTGTTGACGGTAAAATGATGCTCAATATTCAATATCATTTATTTGCCGTATTACGTGACATCGTTTTTGTAAACGCCCTTTCTCAATATTTCAAACAAGATCAACCGCAAACCGATTGTCGCTATATCACCAATCAAGTCTTTTCAATTTTACGCAATGCCAAGGCACTTGAGATTGGTTCTGATCCGAATCTAATTGTTTGCTGGGGCGGTCATTCGATTAACCAAACCGAATATCAATATTGCCGAGCAGTCGGGACCGAATTGGGATTACGTTTACTTAATATTGTCACCGGCTGTGGTACCGGCGTGATGGAAGCGCCAATGAAAGGTGCTGCAATCGGTCATGCGAATCAGCGTTATCAGCATAGCCGTTTTATCGGAATCACCGAGCCGTCTATTATTGCCTCCGAGCCGCCGAACCCGATCGTCAACGAATTAATTATTATGCCCGATATTGAAAAACGGTTAGAAGCATTCGTGCGTATGGGACACGGCATTGTCATCTTCCCCGGCGGCCCCGGCACATTAGAAGAATTACTTTATATCATTGGTATAAAACTCAATCCGGCTAATAAGTTACAACAATTACCGGTAATTTTGACCGCACCGCCGGAAAGCGCCGATTATTTCACCGCGATTGATGAATTTATAGGTGAAACGCTTGGTAAAGAAGCGCAACAACAATATGAAATCATCATTGATGATCCGGTTTTAGTCGCCCAAAAAATGGCACAGGCAATGAAAGAAGTGAAACGTCAGCGCCAAGCGCTAGCCGATTCATACAGTTTTAACTGGTCGCTAAAAATTGATGACGCTTTTATTTTGCCTTTTGCTCCGACTCACGAAAATATGGCAAATATTGATCTGCATTTTGACCAAGCTCCGGCGCAATTAGCGGCGAATTTACGCCGAGTATTTTCGGGTATTGTTGCCGGTAATATCAAACCGGATACACAAGATATGATTGAACAATACGGTCCCTTCCAGCTTAAAGGCGATCGCAAATTAATGGAGAAAATCGACCGCTTGTTACAACGCTTTATTCAGCAACATCGTATGAAATTACCGACCGGAGAGGCTTACAAACCTTGTTATCAGATTCATAAATAG
- a CDS encoding DUF2813 domain-containing protein — MYLQQIEISGFRGINQLTLQLRPNMVLIGENAWGKSSLLDALSHIFNIKGELYQFSESDFHQQYHATTKAEQIRLLFTFCAEHEGECQADIHQSYCHLFYPDEKGKPCINLQVSGKHLNGVIETGYCFLDNFAKPLTVANHEEIILSIINHSPVYRFRDARLNKFSPLETLSPHIENEQDTIQSELQALSLLLRYYFLSIKSRQQLADAMQDTSVLWERVKSLCLRLKQDQGGELTHKVRTHLSSLFMISQKLRHVEKPIILFEDLEARLHPRMIAIFWELVNYLPVQRITTTNSMELLSQVPLREISRLVRYRDHTEAFSLVHSSLGKEDLRKLTFHIHYNRGLALFSRAWILVEGETEVWILTELANLLDINLEMEGIRIVEFAQCGLRPLIKYAKAMGIEWYVLTDGDQAGEKYADIAKSMLQENEHPSKHLTVIPRQDIEHFFYHEGLREVFVRLARWQPRDHKYPTKTIIKRAIQYTSKPDLAIAISTEIKQRGNQAIPRLFRKLFIKVLQLIKEQ, encoded by the coding sequence ATGTATTTACAACAGATTGAAATCAGCGGCTTTCGAGGGATTAATCAGCTCACATTACAATTGCGCCCGAATATGGTATTGATTGGTGAAAACGCTTGGGGTAAATCCAGTTTGCTGGATGCACTCAGCCATATCTTCAATATCAAAGGCGAGCTTTATCAATTTAGTGAATCGGACTTCCACCAACAATATCATGCCACAACTAAGGCGGAGCAAATCCGCCTACTGTTCACCTTCTGTGCCGAACATGAAGGCGAATGTCAGGCTGATATCCATCAATCTTATTGTCATCTTTTTTATCCGGATGAAAAAGGCAAGCCTTGTATTAATCTACAAGTTTCCGGTAAACACCTAAATGGCGTTATTGAAACTGGCTACTGTTTTCTGGATAACTTCGCCAAACCACTAACGGTTGCCAATCATGAAGAAATTATTCTATCGATTATCAATCACTCGCCCGTTTACCGCTTTAGAGATGCCCGTTTAAATAAATTCTCTCCGCTTGAAACCCTTTCTCCTCATATCGAAAATGAGCAAGATACTATCCAAAGCGAATTGCAAGCACTCTCTTTATTATTGCGCTATTACTTTTTAAGTATCAAAAGTCGTCAACAATTAGCCGATGCGATGCAAGACACTTCCGTACTATGGGAAAGAGTCAAATCACTTTGTTTACGTTTAAAACAAGATCAAGGCGGAGAACTGACTCATAAGGTGCGCACCCACCTTTCCTCACTGTTTATGATCAGTCAGAAATTACGCCATGTTGAAAAGCCGATTATCTTATTTGAAGATCTCGAAGCACGTTTACACCCCCGTATGATTGCGATCTTTTGGGAATTGGTAAATTATTTACCGGTACAACGCATCACCACCACCAATTCGATGGAATTACTTTCTCAAGTGCCGCTACGAGAAATTAGCCGTTTAGTGCGTTATCGAGATCATACCGAGGCATTCTCGCTTGTGCATAGTTCGTTAGGCAAAGAAGACCTACGTAAACTGACCTTTCATATTCACTACAATCGAGGTTTAGCTTTATTTTCTCGAGCATGGATTTTAGTCGAAGGCGAAACGGAAGTTTGGATTCTAACTGAGCTGGCGAATTTACTGGATATTAACTTGGAAATGGAAGGGATTCGGATTGTGGAATTTGCCCAATGCGGCTTACGCCCGTTAATTAAATACGCCAAGGCAATGGGCATTGAATGGTATGTGTTGACCGATGGCGATCAAGCGGGCGAAAAATATGCCGATATTGCCAAAAGCATGTTACAGGAAAACGAACACCCAAGTAAACATTTGACCGTCATTCCACGCCAAGATATCGAACATTTTTTCTATCACGAAGGACTAAGGGAAGTATTTGTGCGTCTTGCCCGTTGGCAGCCGAGAGATCATAAATACCCGACTAAAACCATTATCAAACGAGCGATTCAGTACACCTCAAAACCAGATTTAGCGATTGCGATTTCAACTGAAATCAAACAAAGAGGCAATCAAGCGATTCCTCGCTTATTTAGAAAGCTGTTTATTAAAGTTTTGCAACTTATCAAAGAGCAATAA
- a CDS encoding acylphosphatase encodes MQQKQFIVTGHVQGVGFRFFTLQEAGKIGIKGYVKNRPEGSVEVVAMGSEAQMAAFRNWLQKGPPTSAVRNLIEQSYQGSEQFERFEIRR; translated from the coding sequence ATGCAACAGAAACAGTTTATTGTGACCGGACATGTACAAGGTGTCGGTTTTCGATTCTTCACGCTACAAGAGGCAGGAAAAATCGGCATTAAAGGTTATGTGAAAAATCGCCCTGAAGGCTCGGTGGAAGTGGTTGCAATGGGGAGTGAAGCGCAAATGGCAGCGTTCAGAAACTGGCTACAAAAAGGCCCTCCGACATCTGCTGTGCGTAATTTAATTGAACAAAGTTATCAAGGCTCGGAACAATTCGAACGCTTTGAAATTCGACGCTAG
- a CDS encoding glycerate kinase, with translation MKIVIAPDSFKESLTALEVAQSIEGGFRRIFPDAQYIKVPMADGGEGSVQSLIDATKGELLEVEVTAPLGNKVTGFLGISGDKQTAFIEMAAASGLHLVPFEQRNPLKTTSFGTGELIKKALDLGVKKILLGIGGSATNDGGVGMLQALGASFKNAAGEEIGFGGEQLQQISQISLENLEPRLQSVEFEVACDVNNPLCGERGASAVFGPQKGATPEMVQTLDNALAHFADIALAQQGIAIANHAGAGAAGGMGGGLLLLPNVQLKAGVQIIIEATRLAEHIQDADLVITGEGRMDAQSIAGKTPVGVAKTAKQFDVPVIAIVGCLREDYNVVYQHGIDAVFPIIRQLNSLEETLKQGRENLESSAENVARLIKLKM, from the coding sequence ATGAAAATTGTTATTGCTCCCGATTCATTTAAAGAAAGTCTTACTGCACTTGAAGTAGCGCAATCGATCGAAGGCGGTTTCAGACGTATTTTCCCTGATGCACAATACATCAAAGTACCGATGGCGGACGGTGGTGAAGGTTCGGTTCAGTCATTAATTGATGCGACTAAAGGCGAATTATTAGAAGTTGAAGTGACTGCGCCGCTTGGTAATAAAGTGACCGGCTTTTTAGGCATTTCAGGCGATAAACAGACCGCTTTTATTGAAATGGCGGCGGCTTCCGGTTTACATCTTGTGCCTTTTGAACAACGTAATCCGCTTAAAACTACCAGTTTCGGTACCGGTGAATTAATCAAAAAAGCGTTAGATTTGGGCGTGAAGAAAATTCTGTTGGGTATTGGCGGTAGTGCGACCAATGACGGCGGTGTCGGTATGTTGCAAGCGCTCGGCGCTTCTTTCAAAAATGCCGCAGGTGAGGAAATCGGTTTTGGGGGCGAACAGCTACAACAAATCAGTCAGATTTCGTTAGAAAATTTAGAGCCTCGTTTACAAAGTGTTGAGTTTGAAGTGGCGTGTGATGTAAATAACCCGTTATGCGGTGAGCGTGGTGCTTCGGCGGTGTTTGGCCCACAAAAAGGTGCAACGCCAGAGATGGTTCAAACCTTGGATAATGCGTTGGCGCATTTTGCGGATATCGCATTAGCTCAACAAGGGATTGCGATTGCTAATCATGCCGGCGCAGGTGCGGCAGGCGGTATGGGCGGCGGTTTATTATTACTGCCGAACGTGCAGCTTAAAGCAGGTGTACAAATCATTATCGAAGCGACTCGTTTGGCGGAGCATATCCAAGATGCGGATTTAGTGATTACCGGCGAAGGGCGTATGGACGCACAAAGTATTGCCGGCAAAACACCGGTGGGTGTGGCAAAAACGGCAAAACAATTTGATGTGCCGGTGATTGCGATTGTCGGTTGCTTACGAGAAGATTACAATGTGGTTTATCAGCACGGCATTGATGCGGTATTCCCGATTATTCGTCAATTAAATTCACTCGAAGAAACCTTAAAACAAGGACGAGAAAACTTGGAGTCTAGCGCAGAAAATGTTGCACGTTTAATTAAATTGAAAATGTAG